The region AGCGGCGGTCGTTGCAGATGCACATGCCGACCCGCGTGTTCAGGAAGTCCCAGGTCTTGAAACCCAGATCGCCCACCTCGAAGTATTTCTTTTCCAGATGCTGGAAGGGATAGCTGGGCCGGTGATCCGCATGGCCCGGCAGGTGCACCTTGCGGTACTTGCCGACGACGTTGGCGTGCTTGTCGACCAGAATGGCGGTGTTGAAGAAGTGTCCATCCTCGGTCGCCTCGGCATAACCGATATGGAAACCGATGCCCAATTTTTTCGCCTCGTCGAACAAGGCCTGGACATTGGGATTGGGCATCGCCGCCTCGAAGTATTGGGCGACCGCCGCGGATTGATCCATCCAATAGCGCGGGAAGAATGTCGTAAAGGCCAGTTCGGGAAAGACCACCAGTTCGGCACCCCGGCTCTTTGCCTCGCGCAGCATATCCAGCAGGCGCTTGAGGGTGCTGGCACGAGTATCGGTGGAATTGACGGGTCCCATCTGGGCCACGGCCAGGCCCATCTTGCGCGCTGAGGTCATGCGGTATCTCCAGTAGAGGAAGCGGCCGCCGCATCGATGAAGTGGCAGGCGGCCAGGTGCCCAGGGGCGTATTGCGTCAGTTGCGGCACTGCCTGGCGGCACAATGCCTGTGCCTGCGGACAGCGGGTGTGGAAGCGGCAGCCGGAAGGCGGATGGATGGGGCTGGGAATATCCCCGTGCAGAACGACCTTTTCACTGCTTTGTTCGGGGTCGGGATTGGGCACCGCCGACAACAGGGCTCGGGTGTATGGATGCAGCGCGTGGCCGAACAGCTGGCGCTTGGTCGCTACCTCGACGATCGTGCCCAGATACATGACGATGACCCGATGCGTCATGTGTTCGACGATGGCCAGATCGTGGCTGATGAAAAGCAGCGCCAGTCCCAGTTCCTTCTGCAGATCCTGCAGCAGGTTGACGATCTGCGCCTTGACCGACACGTCCAGCGCCGACACCGCTTCGTCGCAGACGATCAGGTCGGGTTGGGCGGCGAGCGCCTTGGCGATGCCGATGCGCTGGCGCTGCCCGCCAGAGAACTCATGTGGAAATCGGTGCAGTCCCTCGGCCGCCAAGCCGACCCGTTCCATCAAGCTTTCCAGCATGGACCGCAGCGCGCGGGCGTCGGCGGCCAGTCCGAAATTGCGTATCGGCTCGGCCAGGATGTCGCGCACGCGCATACGCGGATTCAGGCTGGAGAAGGGGTCCTGGAACACCACCTGAAGGCGCCGCCGTTGCGGCAGCAAGGTAGTGTCGGTCATATCGTCGATACGCAGCCCGTCCAGCACCACCTGGCCGTGCGTCACCGGGGTCAGGCGCAGCACGCAACGGCCCACGGTGGACTTGCCGCAGCCGGATTCACCCACCAGGGCCAGGGTTTCGCCTCGCGCGATCTGGAAGGACACGCCATCCACCGCATGCACGACCTGGCGCTTGCGGCCGAACCAGCCGCTGCGCACGGGGTAATGCTTGACCAGGTCATTCACTTCCAACAAAGGCCG is a window of Bordetella sp. N DNA encoding:
- a CDS encoding ABC transporter ATP-binding protein encodes the protein MNRPLLEVNDLVKHYPVRSGWFGRKRQVVHAVDGVSFQIARGETLALVGESGCGKSTVGRCVLRLTPVTHGQVVLDGLRIDDMTDTTLLPQRRRLQVVFQDPFSSLNPRMRVRDILAEPIRNFGLAADARALRSMLESLMERVGLAAEGLHRFPHEFSGGQRQRIGIAKALAAQPDLIVCDEAVSALDVSVKAQIVNLLQDLQKELGLALLFISHDLAIVEHMTHRVIVMYLGTIVEVATKRQLFGHALHPYTRALLSAVPNPDPEQSSEKVVLHGDIPSPIHPPSGCRFHTRCPQAQALCRQAVPQLTQYAPGHLAACHFIDAAAASSTGDTA
- a CDS encoding N-carbamoyl-D-amino-acid hydrolase; this translates as MTSARKMGLAVAQMGPVNSTDTRASTLKRLLDMLREAKSRGAELVVFPELAFTTFFPRYWMDQSAAVAQYFEAAMPNPNVQALFDEAKKLGIGFHIGYAEATEDGHFFNTAILVDKHANVVGKYRKVHLPGHADHRPSYPFQHLEKKYFEVGDLGFKTWDFLNTRVGMCICNDRRWPETYRVMGLQGAELVMLGYNTPSRNNNYHEAPHLPDFHHLLSIQAGAYQNAMWVAAAGKVGYEDGIHMIGGSAIVAPDGEIVAKAASDIDDEVIFFNVDFSRCDGPREHMFNFAKHRRTEHYGLIVERTGMAEKID